Below is a window of Pseudodesulfovibrio sp. 5S69 DNA.
ACGGCTGGGGCACGGGCGGCATCCAGCTATCCGCCTCCATCCTCGGGCCGGATGACGTCTTCAAGGTCATCGACCAGGGCGCGGACGACACCACCAACGCGGTCTCCATCCGCAAGTTCTTCGCCAAGGTTACCGGGGTCGAGACCACGGAGCGGACCGGTGAGGCCACAGTCATCCAGACCCGCCACCGCATCCCCGAGACCCCGCTCAAAGAGGGCCAGATCATGGTCTACCAGGTGCCCATCCCCGAGCCCCTGCGCTGGGTGGAGCCGCGCGAGACCGAGACGCGGACCATGCACGCCCTGGAGGAGTACGGGGTCATGCACGTCCAGCTCTACGAGGACATCGCCCGGCACGGGCGCATCGCCACCAACTTCATGTACCCGGTCAAGGTCAACGGCAGGTACATCATGAGCCCGTCGCCCATCCCCAAGTTCGACAACCCCAAGCTCGACGACTCCCCGGCCCTGCACGTCTTCGGCGCGGGCCGCGAGAAACGCATCTACGCCATCCCGCCCTACACCGAGGTCAGGAGCCTGGATTTCGAAGACTATCCCTTCGAGGTGGAGACCTGGGACGGGTGCTGCGCCCTGTGCGGGGCCGAGGACAGCTACCTGGACGAGATCATCCTGAACGACGCGGGCGAGCGCATGTTCGTCTGCTCGGACACGGACTACTGCGCCACCCGCCGCGCCCAGGGCCACACCGGCCCCATGGCCGACCAGGAGGAGTTGGCGGAACTCACGGGCAAGACGCCCGGCAAGGAAGGAAACAAGGCATGACCAAGCTGCCGCAACCCATGATCCGCGTGCGCAACGTCACCAAGAAATACGGCGAGATGATCGGCTGCCGCGACATCTCCTTCGACCTCTGGCCCGGCGAGGTCATGGGCATCGTGGGCGAGTCCGGCTCGGGCAAGTCCACCCTGCTCGGCTGCCTGTCCGGGAGGCTCGAACCCACCGCCGGATCGGTCGGCTACGCGTCCCGCGAGTTCGGCGACATCGACGTGCACGGCTGCGCCGAGCCCGTCCGCCGCAAGCTGCTGCGCACCGAGCTCGGCGTGGTCCACCAGAACCCGCGCGACGGCCTCAGGCTGGGCGTCACCGCCGGGGCCAACCTGGGCGAGCGGCTGATGAGCATCGGCGCGCGCCACTACGGCAACATCCGGACCGAGGCCCTCAAGTGGCTGGCCGAGGTGGAGATCGAGGCCGGGCGTATCGACCACTTTCCCAAGACCTTTTCCGGCGGTATGCAGCAGCGCCTCCAGATCGCCTGCAACCTGATCACCCAGCCCCGGATCGTGTTCATGGACGAGCCCACCGGCGGCCTGGACGTGTCCGTGCAGGCCAAGCTCCTGGACCTGCTGCGCAACCTGGTCTCCCGGCTCGGGCTGTCGGTCATCATCGTCACCCACGATCTGGCCGTGGCCCGGCTCCTGGCCCACCGGCTGATGGTCATGCAGCGCGGCGAGGTGGTCGAGACCGGGCTGACCGACCAGGTCCTGGACGACCCCCAACACCCCTACACCCAACTGCTGGTCTCCTCGATCCTGCAGGCCTAGGAACGACAATGCCCACCGACAACACCATGATTTCCGTCCGCAACCTGGACAAGACCTTCATCCTGCACACCCAGGGCGGCACGGTCATCCCGGTCTTTTCCGGCCTGACCCTCGACGTCGCCGCCGGCGAGTGCGTGGCCCTGGCCGGGGCCTCGGGCGCGGGCAAGTCCTCGCTGATCTGCTCGCTCTACGGCAACTACCGGCCGCAAAACGGTTCGGTGGCCATCCGCCACGAGGGCGGGATGGTCGACATCGTCAGCGCCACGCCCAGACAGGTCCTGGACATCCGCAGGAAGACCATGGGCTACGTCAGCCAGTTCCTGCGGGTGGTGCCGCGCGTCCCGGCCCTGGACGTGGTGGCCGAGCCCCTGGTCAGCCTGACCGGCGACGTGAAGGATGCCCGCGACCGGGCCGCCTTCCTGCTCAAGCGGCTGAACATCCCGTCCGCCCTGTGGTCCCTGCCACCGGCCACCTTTTCGGGCGGCGAGCAGCAGCGGGTCAACATCGCGCGCGGCTTCAGCGTGGAATACCCGGTCCTGCTCCTGGACGAGCCGACCGCCTCCCTGGACGCCGAGAACCGGCGGGTGGTG
It encodes the following:
- a CDS encoding alpha-D-ribose 1-methylphosphonate 5-phosphate C-P-lyase PhnJ, which gives rise to MTAVKTPAAPGTSAVETGYNYGYLNEQTKRMIRRAILKAVAIPGYQVPFAGREMPMPYGWGTGGIQLSASILGPDDVFKVIDQGADDTTNAVSIRKFFAKVTGVETTERTGEATVIQTRHRIPETPLKEGQIMVYQVPIPEPLRWVEPRETETRTMHALEEYGVMHVQLYEDIARHGRIATNFMYPVKVNGRYIMSPSPIPKFDNPKLDDSPALHVFGAGREKRIYAIPPYTEVRSLDFEDYPFEVETWDGCCALCGAEDSYLDEIILNDAGERMFVCSDTDYCATRRAQGHTGPMADQEELAELTGKTPGKEGNKA
- the phnK gene encoding phosphonate C-P lyase system protein PhnK, whose amino-acid sequence is MTKLPQPMIRVRNVTKKYGEMIGCRDISFDLWPGEVMGIVGESGSGKSTLLGCLSGRLEPTAGSVGYASREFGDIDVHGCAEPVRRKLLRTELGVVHQNPRDGLRLGVTAGANLGERLMSIGARHYGNIRTEALKWLAEVEIEAGRIDHFPKTFSGGMQQRLQIACNLITQPRIVFMDEPTGGLDVSVQAKLLDLLRNLVSRLGLSVIIVTHDLAVARLLAHRLMVMQRGEVVETGLTDQVLDDPQHPYTQLLVSSILQA
- the phnL gene encoding phosphonate C-P lyase system protein PhnL, whose amino-acid sequence is MPTDNTMISVRNLDKTFILHTQGGTVIPVFSGLTLDVAAGECVALAGASGAGKSSLICSLYGNYRPQNGSVAIRHEGGMVDIVSATPRQVLDIRRKTMGYVSQFLRVVPRVPALDVVAEPLVSLTGDVKDARDRAAFLLKRLNIPSALWSLPPATFSGGEQQRVNIARGFSVEYPVLLLDEPTASLDAENRRVVVSLINEAKARGTAVVGIFHDEEVRDLVADRLFEMRSFKEAA